The stretch of DNA CATGGTGGGTACGGCTTAATGTTCGGAACTTAGGGAGGAAAATTTAATGTCGGTTGAAAAAGTGTTGCAAACGATTAAAGAGAACAACATTGAATGGGTAGATTTCCGCTTTGTTGATTTGGGTGGACGGGCCCATCATATTGCTTTGCCGGCTGCTGCTGTTGACGAAGAAACCTTTGTAAATGGCGTAGCTTTTGACGGTTCTTCCATCACCGGTTTCCGCGGAATTGAAGAGTCTGATATGGTTATGATTCCGGATCCAAGCACTACATATATTGATCCTTTCACCGCGCACCCTACGCTCAACATTATGTGCGACATTTTCACTCCTGACGGCGAGCGTTATGAGCGTGACCCGCGCGGTATCGCTGTGAAAGCGGAAGAATACCTGCAAAAAAGCGGCGTAGGAACTGCAGCATTCTTCGCACCTGAATCCGAGTTCTTCATTTTTGACGACGTTCGTTACGAGAGCGGAATGAACAGCTCCTCTTACTTCGTGGATTCCGAAGAAGCGGCCTGGAACACAAACCGTAAGGATGAAGGCGGCAACCTCGGCTTTAAAGTGGGCATCAAAGGCGGTTATGTACCGGTTGCTCCGGTTGATACTCAGCAAGATATCCGCAGTGAAATGTGTCGTCTGCTTGCTGAAGCCGGTCTGGTAATCGAGCGCCATCACCATGAAGTTGCTACAGCTGGACAAGCTGAAATCAACTTCCGCTTCGATACACTGAAGAAGACTGCCGACAACCTGTTGACTTACAAATACATCGTGCAAAACACTGCCCGTCAATACGGCAAAGTGGCAACTTTCATGCCTAAACCGCTCTTCGGCGACAATGGCAGCGGCATGCACGTTCACCAATCGATCTTTAACGGCGACAGCCCGTTGTTCTATGAAAAAGGCGGATATGCTAACCTGAGCGAAACGGCTCTGAATTACATCGGGGGTATTCTGTACCATGCTCCGGCGCTGATCGCATTGACCAACCCGAGCACGAACTCCTTCAAACGTCTGGTTCCTGGTTACGAAGCACCGGTTAACCTTGTGTTCTCCAAAGGTAACCGTTCCGCTGCAGTCCGTATCCCGGTAGCTGCTGTAACGCCTAAAGGCTGCCGTATTGAGTTCCGTACTCCGGACACCACGGCTAACCCTTATCTGGCCTTCTCCGCAATGCTGCTGGCTGGTCTGGACGGCATCAAGAAGAAGATCAATCCGGTTGAGCTTGGCTATGGCCCACTCGACAAGAACATTTACGAACTGCCTAATGAGGAAAAGGCAAAAATCCGCAGTGTACCAGGCAGCCTGAACGAAGCGCTGGACGCTCTGGAAGCTGACTATGAGTTCCTGACAGAAGGCGGCGTCTTCACTAAAGACTTCATCGACAACTACATCGAACTGAAACGCGGCGAAGCTCAAGAAGTAGCCATCCGTGTTCATCCGCATGAATACTCCCTGTATTTCGATGTATAAGAATTAATAATAAGCATTCCGTGCAGACGGAACGCTTGCTTTTCAAAAGAAGCCATTCTCACGGATAATGTGAGATGGCTTCTTTTTTGCGGTATTTTATGTACTCCAATTTCAAGGTTCCAAGTAGAGCGTCCTAGTGCGTCTAGTGCATAAGTCCCTGCTGTTCTGGCAATAATGCGATTGATTCAGCTATTATCTCTTGGTACGTAGTATCGTTAATCCGAGAATTTTGGTTTGGCTATTTTGTAATTCACTGCATTAAAGTGGCAAATTTCGGAGTTCTTTCCCGTTCGAGATGTAAATACGCGAATATGTGAATAATTATACTTGCTGCCATGTTAGATTATTGCTATCATAACCATATTGATAGAAGAGAAAGGGTGGGAGTATTTTGAGCAAGAGAGCCTATAATTTTAACGCCGGCCCGGCGGCACTACCTCTTGAGGTGCTGGAGCGCGCACAAGCCGAATTCGTCGATTTCCGTGAGACCGGGATGTCGATTATGGAAATGTCGCACCGCGGAGCCGTATATGAATCCGTACACAATGAGGCGCAGGAACGTTTGCTTTCGCTTCTGGGCAATCCGGCTGGATATAAAGTGTTGTTCATTCAGGGCGGAGCCACTACTCAGTTCGCTATGATTCCGTTGAACTTCCTCTCCGAAGGCAAGGTCGGAAGCTACGTAATGACAGGCAGCTGGGCTGACAAGGCGTTCAAGGAAGCCAAGATCGCTGGCGGAGCGCATGTTGCGGCAACGTCCGAAGACAAGAAGTTTCTGGCTATTCCAGAGCTCGGATCGATCAAGCCAGCCGATAACGCCGCTTATCTGCACATTACTTCCAACGAGACCATTGAGGGCACCCAATATCAGCAATTCCCGGATACCGGATCTCTTCCGCTGATCGCGGATATGTCCAGCGATATCTTGAGCCGCAGCTTCGACGTTAGCAAGTTCGGACTGATTTATGCCGGCGCACAGAAAAATCTTGGACCTTCGGGTGTAACCGTCGTGCTCGCTAAGGAAGAGCTGATTGCCGAATCTCCTTCCAACATTCCGACAATCTTGCGTTACAGCACCCATTATAAAAATAACTCTCTATACAATACGCCGCCATCCTATTCGATCTATATGGTTAACCAAGTGCTTAAATGGATTGAAGAGCAGGGAGGCCTTGCAGGAATCGAAGTGAAGAACCGTGATAAGGCAGGACTGCTGTATGATACGATCGACGCCAGCGGCGGTTTCTACCGCGGTGTAGCGGAGCAAGGCAGCCGTTCCATCATGAACGTGACATTCCGGATGGAATCCGAAGAGCTGGAGAAGAAGTTCATCAAGGCTTCGGAGCAGGAAGGCTTCGTCGGCCTCAAGGGACACCGCAGCGTTGGCGGCTTACGCGCCTCCATCTATAACGCCGTTCCTTATGAGAGCATTAAAGCGCTGACCGATTTCATGAACCACTTCCAGAAGACTCAAGGTTAATTGTTGACCATTAGCAGGAATTTAAAGACCTTCCGCCGCCGGTGGAAGGTCTTCTAAACGAATGAGCACATCTTTCGAGATCCCCCGCAAAGTAACAGCAGCATGCGCGCCTATGCGTAGGCTTCGCTTTGGGGGGTTCTTACCCGCGCTTGGAACAGGAGGAGATATTTGCATGGCACTTCACATTGTACTGGTAGAGCCGGAGATTCCGGCCAATACGGGGAATATTTCCCGCACCTGCGCGGCTACCGGCACCCATCTGCACTTGGTGCGGCCCCTTGGCTTTCGTACCGACGACGCCACCCTGAAACGGGCCGGGCTGGATTATTGGCATGCCGTTCACATTGAATATCACGATTCCTTCGGAGAAGTACTGGAGATGTACCCGGAGGGGCGTTTCTTTTATGCAACGACCAAAGCGGATAAGCGGTATAGCGATTATGCGTTTCGGGACGGCGATTTTTTTGTTTTTGGTAAAGAGACGAAAGGATTGCCTGAGAGTATTCTTGAGGCCGGATGGGAAACAACGATGCGCATGCCGATGACCGGAGATGTAAGATCGCTGAATTTGTCCAATTCGGCGGCAATTATTGTATACGAAGCGCTCCGGCAGTTGAACTTTCCGGGCCTTACCTAAAGAAGTTACAGAAATTTATTTACTATCAGCAGGATTCGACAATTTTATATCGAAATAATCAATGGAATGGAAATATCATGGTATTTATTAAATCAGTTGAATAGGAAAGGTGTGCGTTAGATGAAGCCTGCTGGTGTAGTACGTAAAGTGGATCAGCTTGGCAGAATTGTTCTGCCTAAATCCCTTCGTAAAAGGTATCAAATGAATGAGGGGGACCCTGTTGAAATTTTAGTTCAGGGCGATCATATTATTTTGGAGCGTTATCGTCCAAAATGCGTATTTTGCGGTTCCATGGAAGAGGTTAGCGAATATAAGGAACGTTATATTTGCGGCCAGTGTCTAGGGGAAATGACCCAACTGCAAAGACACGCTTAAGCAATATAGAACCTTCCCGGAACGCTTCATCTGCAAGTGTACTCGCCGGAAGCAGAGCGCCGCATCCCTGCGGCGTTTTTCTTTTTTGCATATGGATTTCCGGTAATGAGGAATTCCGTTCCTGCTGCTTTCGCAATAAAAAAGCTCCCTTCGTTATCTGAAGGAAGCTTAGCCTTTAGAGGCCCTTAGTCTTGTCGTCATTATAAGAGGCAGTGAGAATCCCGGTCAGAAACAGCAGAAATACAAGGAAGATAATCCAAAAGGTCAATGAGAACGACATGCGGACACCTCCGAATGGAATATTGTCATTACTTCCATTATAGCCGCGGTACGAATAAAAATAAATGACATTGTGATATGCCGCATAGATATTAATATGGGTTCAGTTATTTGAAAAATAAAAAGCTTGTCGGCACCCGCCGAAGAGTGCCGTCGGACGGCCGGTTCACGACTTTTCCGTCAAATATGAGTGACGAGGAACCTCCGCCATCCAGATTATATGCATCCGTTACACCCATCTGATACAGCCTGTCTTGAAGTTCCTCCAGTGTGGCACCCGAGCTGCCGCTCTCATTGTAGCCCTCGGCAACGATGATAAGCAGCTGATCGTCTTTGTATCGGCCGATGGCAGTGCGCGGCGCCCGTCTGGGCGACGTCTCCCATTTTACGGGTATCTCCGTTTTGAATCCATCCTGCAGCAGCACAGGCACAAAGGAAGCCCCGAACGCCGGTTCCAGCTTGTCAAGCTGCTCACGTCTGTAAAACTTCCCGCCAATCAGCCGCCCTTCTTTGCTCAGTCCTACAAAGCTTAAATCTTTATAGCTGGATTCAAAGCCGTTTACATACTGACCTTCCACAATCGTGGTACTGAGCGGGTATCTTCTGCCGTCCTGATCGGCAAAGCCTCCCGCGTTAATGCCGGCGACGGCCCCGTACCGGTTGACCGCCTGAAGGGTTGTTTCCGAACTTCCAGGACCTTCCTGACCAAAGCTCATGGTCATCGCCGCTTTGTCCTTGAGCTTGATCTTCATCGCGTAACCTGTATAGTCACCGGGATTGACCCGGTACAACTCAATTCGAATCCGGCTGCTGTTGATGACATCGTACGGGAAGCCGAGCTTGGCCGTAATACGCCGGTTATATATCGACGCTGGGCGGCCCGCCTGTGTCATGGTCTTATCTACAAGCGCGTTCATCGCGGCGGTCGTTTCCTGGTACAGCTTCGCACTGGCGCTTACCGATTTGCTTGTGTAGGCAGCGGAGGTCTGCGCTCTGTCCAACTGGCCTTTGATTCCGGATGTGAGCTGGACAGGACCTGCGGAAGGTGAGAACCGCTGCGTTTCCAGATCCAGTGTAAGAGACGGCCTGTACAGCGACAGGCACAGCAGAAGGCCGATGAATGGTGCGGTAACGAGCATAAAGAAACGGTTCACTCTTTTTACCGGTGTGATCATTTCAGCAGATCCATCTCTTTCTGTAAAGCGTCGAGCTGCTTGCGAACCTCGCTTAATTGGGTGTACAGCTTATTGCTGTTGTCCGTCTTTGTGCTGGCGTTATCCTTGGTAAAAGCAAGGAGTTCATTGAATGACTGTACTTTATCCTGCATTTCGCCGATTTCCTTCGATAAAACGGATAGTTTCTTCTCGTAATCTGACTGCAGCGCCGAAAGCTGCTGCTGATTCTGCGCGGAGAGTTGCTCCAGCATCTGATCCTTCAAATGATTCATGTAGCTGTACACGCTGAAGCCGCAGGCTGCAATCACGACCAGCCAGAACAGCAGGAACCATTTGACGGATGAGCCGTTTCTCGTCGCGGCGCGGCTAGGATACGCGTCCGGCGATTTCATTGACGGCTGCATTCATAATCACCTCTAACCTTTTTGTGAGTCCTTATTCTACCAGAATTATGCTAGTTTCGCAAAATGGGGAGAGGAAGAATCAGGAAAAAAGTAATTGCATCCTTAGAAAGCGGTGCGTTACAATTTCACTAGATTCTGCAAAGCATCCATGTATTCGATGTATAGGAAAAAAGGCGGAGTACATCACGAGATCGTTTCTCATCTGGCATTATCCGGAAAGTGCCAACATGCGCATTGTTCTGGGTAAATTACATAGTATCAGGAGGTCTGGGCTTTAATGATGAAGGTTTGGCAGGTAGTGATTATGGGCTGTCATCCCACGAGTATGCTGGGGACGAAATTGATTTTGGAAGAAGCGGGAAATCTGATTGTACTTGGTACTTATAGTGATTGGACGGAAGGGGCTGCCATAGTACGGGAGAATCGGCCGGAACTGGTGCTTCTTGACTACTGCATGTCGGATGATCTGATTGAGACAATGCTGCCGGAGATGAAAAAAAGTGCTCCGTCTTCTCATTTTATCGTGATGACCGATAGGGAAGGCAGGGAACTGTTTCAGCCGCTCTTAAAGCTGGGAGCCAGCGGCGTCTTATCCAAAGGGGCTTCGCCGAGCCAACTGCTGCAGCTGATCGCAGGATTGCGTGAAGGATTTCTCTCCATGCCGCTCGGGTGGCTGGGGACGGTGGTCTCGCCGATTTGCTCGTCTGAGGAGGGCGATGCAGTGTTGAAGCTGACCGCCACCGAGAAATTTATTATGGAACAAATTGTTCAAGGGGTCACCTACGATAAAATCGCCCTTGAAATTGATGTAAGCCGCCGGTCCATTGACAATTATCTGCGCAAGATTTATGTTAAACTCGAAGTTTCAACCCGGGCGCAGGCGATCGAGAAATATGCGCTGTATTCACATCAGATCAGACCCATGTATGCATGATATCCGGCGGGACGGCATAATGCGGCGTCTTCCGGAATATTCATTCTTGTAAGTATGAAGGGGGGTGCCGCATGAAATACGATTTTTCCGCTCGTACGCATACGCTGATGACTTCGCCGCTGCTGAGCATCCGGACACAGACGCGCAGAGGCTCCATCATTTCACTGGCTGAAGAGCTGCCTGCGGAGGAATTGTTTCCGCTGTCCCTGCTGGCCGAAGCGGCTTCAACCGTGATATCGGCCGACGCGCAGGCGCTCCAATACGGAGATCCTGAAGGATATGGGCCGCTGCGGGAGTGGCTGGAAGACGACTGGCTGAGAGGTAAAGGAGTACATATTCCCCCGGGCGGCGTCCTGCTGACGACAGGCAGCCAGCAGGCGGTAGACCTGCTGTCCCGGGTATACATTGATCCGGGCGACCGCGTGCTTGTGGAAAATCCTACATCCCCCGGCTTTCTGCAGGTACTGCGGATGCAGGGAGCGGTCATTATTCCGGCCCCGGGCGACCATGATGGACTGCTGCCGGAGCATTTACGGGAGCTCATCGTGGCCCATCGGCCCAAGGCGCTGTTCGCCGCACCGAGCTTCACGAATCCGAGCGGCATCCTCTGGAGCCTGGAAAGACGCAGAGAAGTGCTGGAGCTGTGCATTTCGCATAATGTGCTTATTGTAGAAGACGATTCCTACGGAGATCTTCATTTTCAGCGTCAGAATCGGATCGCGTCCAAATATCCTTCTCTATATGCGCTCGAGAACGCAGGTGAGGAAGGGCATGTGCTCTATATCGGTTCCTTCAGCAAGACGGTTGCGCCTGCCCTTCGGACGGGCTGGGCGGCAGGCAGCCGCGAACTGATAAGTGTGATGGCGGCTGCCAAGGGAATGGCGGATTGGCAGTCAAGCTCGCTGAATCAGCGTCTGCTGTACCATCTGCTGCATGTGTCCGCTTTCGATTTACGAGAGCACATTGCGCTGTTGAACCGCGAATACGATACGAGGCTGAAGCTGATGGTGGAGCTGCTCAAGCGTCCCGCCTGGAAGGACTGTACCTATAATCTGCCCTCTGGCGGCATGTTCCTGTGGGTATCGCTGCCGGACGGACTGGATGCTTTAGTCCTGCTGAAGAATGCGCTGCGCAAGGGGGTGGCTTACCTGCCGGGGCCGCTCTGTACGGCGGACGGAAGCGGCAGCCGCTATATCCGTCTAAATTTCAGCCACCCTGGCCGCGATGAGCTGCTGCTCGGAATGAATCTGATGAGCGAAGCCATTTCGGAATTTACAGCCCGCAGTTAATGCGGGGACCACGCGGCCACAGGCTACACGGCGCGTTAACTGAAGAACCCATTCTCCATTTCGTCATTGGAGAATGGGTTCTTTCATTACATGTTGGACTTCTCTGCAGCCGTTCTGCGGTCTGCCACCGACTGCGAGACCGATACGGCGGCGTATTCCAGCAGCGCTGCGCTTCCCGCCGCAGTTAGGGTATACCGGCCGCGGACGACGCGCATAAACCAGCCGTAATAGTTGTTCTGCAGGATCGCGGCTGCTGCCGGCACCCCGCTGCGCCGGCGGAGCTCCGCCGGCGTCACGCCCTTCGGAAGCGCGCCCGCAGCAGGCGCGCGGGCAGGCCCGGCGGCCCCGCCTTGGCCGCCGCCATCCGCCGCCGCGCCATCGGCGGCTGCCAGGGCGGCCTCGCGCTCCGCCGCCTCCAACGCGGCGGCTACGCGCAGCGCCTTCTCGCGGTAGGCGGTGACCAGCTTTACGCGCGCGCTGCCGCCCGTGTTGTAGTCCCCGCTGCGCTCGCGGAACTCATAGAGCAGCCGATCTCGCCGCCGCCCGCCGCTCCGGGCCGGGCCCGCTGGCGCCTCAGGCTCGGCCAATACCTCCACAAGCGGCGCCTTCGTCTTGTAGAAGACAACGGTGACGAGACCGAGCCCCAGGCGGCGGCACAAATGGCTCAGCTCGCTCCAGCGCTGGCTCGCGGACCCTTTTTTCTCCCGGCATCTCTCGACCGCCAAATACACCGCCGGACTAAGCTTCAGCCGTTCCATCCCTTGGAGCAGCAAGGAGAGGTTGAAGGTCTTCTTCATCTCCACAATCAGCGGCGGTTCTTCATCTCCCCGGACGCCGACCAGGTCACATGAACGCACCTCACCCTTGATCTCATAGCCTTGTTGTTCAAAAAAAATTTTTAAAGGAGCATACAGCTCTGTTTCGTGCCTTACCGCCATAGTTTGTCTCCTTTGTCACATTTACAGCTGATTCTCTATTATAGCACACCAAAAAAGAGGTCAGTATTTCGGGCTTCCCGCATAGGTATGTATTACACTTTTCGAATGCAAACTCCGCTGGGCGGCGGAAGCGTCGGAAGGGACGGCGGCAGGCAGGCGGATATTTAGGCGAGGGCAACCGGGCGAAGCCCGAACAGACATCACGCGAGGGTCACAAGAGCGCAAGGTGAGGAGGCAGCGAGCAATGGACATTTTTGAACGTATAGCATCGTACCGGGCAGAGAACGAACGTATGGCGTGGAGCGGAACCTTCAAGGAATATATAGACCTGCTAAAAAAAGATCCCACTCCCGCCAAAACGGCCCATTCCCGGGTGTATGACATGATTAAATCGCATGGTGTCGAGGAAATTAACGGCCGCAAGCGTTACAAATTTTTTGAGCAGGAGATTTTCGGACTGGACCGGGCCATCGAAAAGCTGGTGGAGGAGTACTTCCATTCAGCCGCGCGGCGGCTCGATGTGCGTAAACGGATTCTGCTGCTGATGGGTCCGGTAAGCGGCGGCAAATCTACGCTGGTTACACTGCTGAAGCGCGGGCTGGAACAGTATTCCCGTACGATACAAGGGGCGGTATACGCGATCGAAGGATGCCCGATGCATGAGGAGCCGCTGCATTTGATTCCGGGTGAGCTTCGTCCTGAGATCGAGAAGGAGCTGGGCGTGCGCATCGAGGGCAACCTATGCCCTTCCTGCCAGATGCGGCTGAAGAATGAATACGGCGGCGACATTGAGAAGGTGCGGGTTGTGCGGGTGCTGTTATCGGAAGAGGAGCGCGTCGGCATCGGAACCTTCAGTCCGTCCGACCCGAAATCGCAGGATATCGCCGATCTGACGGGCAGCATCGACTTCTCGACCATTACTGAATACGGATCGGAATCCGATCCCCGGGCTTACCGGTTCGACGGCGAGCTGAATAAGGCCAACCGCGGACTGATGGAGTTCCAGGAAATGCTCAAGTGCGACGAGAAGTTTCTGTGGAACCTGCTGTCGCTGACGC from Paenibacillus sophorae encodes:
- the glnA gene encoding type I glutamate--ammonia ligase, with the translated sequence MSVEKVLQTIKENNIEWVDFRFVDLGGRAHHIALPAAAVDEETFVNGVAFDGSSITGFRGIEESDMVMIPDPSTTYIDPFTAHPTLNIMCDIFTPDGERYERDPRGIAVKAEEYLQKSGVGTAAFFAPESEFFIFDDVRYESGMNSSSYFVDSEEAAWNTNRKDEGGNLGFKVGIKGGYVPVAPVDTQQDIRSEMCRLLAEAGLVIERHHHEVATAGQAEINFRFDTLKKTADNLLTYKYIVQNTARQYGKVATFMPKPLFGDNGSGMHVHQSIFNGDSPLFYEKGGYANLSETALNYIGGILYHAPALIALTNPSTNSFKRLVPGYEAPVNLVFSKGNRSAAVRIPVAAVTPKGCRIEFRTPDTTANPYLAFSAMLLAGLDGIKKKINPVELGYGPLDKNIYELPNEEKAKIRSVPGSLNEALDALEADYEFLTEGGVFTKDFIDNYIELKRGEAQEVAIRVHPHEYSLYFDV
- the serC gene encoding 3-phosphoserine/phosphohydroxythreonine transaminase, producing the protein MLSKRAYNFNAGPAALPLEVLERAQAEFVDFRETGMSIMEMSHRGAVYESVHNEAQERLLSLLGNPAGYKVLFIQGGATTQFAMIPLNFLSEGKVGSYVMTGSWADKAFKEAKIAGGAHVAATSEDKKFLAIPELGSIKPADNAAYLHITSNETIEGTQYQQFPDTGSLPLIADMSSDILSRSFDVSKFGLIYAGAQKNLGPSGVTVVLAKEELIAESPSNIPTILRYSTHYKNNSLYNTPPSYSIYMVNQVLKWIEEQGGLAGIEVKNRDKAGLLYDTIDASGGFYRGVAEQGSRSIMNVTFRMESEELEKKFIKASEQEGFVGLKGHRSVGGLRASIYNAVPYESIKALTDFMNHFQKTQG
- the trmL gene encoding tRNA (uridine(34)/cytosine(34)/5-carboxymethylaminomethyluridine(34)-2'-O)-methyltransferase TrmL; translation: MALHIVLVEPEIPANTGNISRTCAATGTHLHLVRPLGFRTDDATLKRAGLDYWHAVHIEYHDSFGEVLEMYPEGRFFYATTKADKRYSDYAFRDGDFFVFGKETKGLPESILEAGWETTMRMPMTGDVRSLNLSNSAAIIVYEALRQLNFPGLT
- a CDS encoding AbrB/MazE/SpoVT family DNA-binding domain-containing protein, which encodes MKPAGVVRKVDQLGRIVLPKSLRKRYQMNEGDPVEILVQGDHIILERYRPKCVFCGSMEEVSEYKERYICGQCLGEMTQLQRHA
- a CDS encoding phosphodiester glycosidase family protein, with the translated sequence MITPVKRVNRFFMLVTAPFIGLLLCLSLYRPSLTLDLETQRFSPSAGPVQLTSGIKGQLDRAQTSAAYTSKSVSASAKLYQETTAAMNALVDKTMTQAGRPASIYNRRITAKLGFPYDVINSSRIRIELYRVNPGDYTGYAMKIKLKDKAAMTMSFGQEGPGSSETTLQAVNRYGAVAGINAGGFADQDGRRYPLSTTIVEGQYVNGFESSYKDLSFVGLSKEGRLIGGKFYRREQLDKLEPAFGASFVPVLLQDGFKTEIPVKWETSPRRAPRTAIGRYKDDQLLIIVAEGYNESGSSGATLEELQDRLYQMGVTDAYNLDGGGSSSLIFDGKVVNRPSDGTLRRVPTSFLFFK
- a CDS encoding response regulator transcription factor: MMKVWQVVIMGCHPTSMLGTKLILEEAGNLIVLGTYSDWTEGAAIVRENRPELVLLDYCMSDDLIETMLPEMKKSAPSSHFIVMTDREGRELFQPLLKLGASGVLSKGASPSQLLQLIAGLREGFLSMPLGWLGTVVSPICSSEEGDAVLKLTATEKFIMEQIVQGVTYDKIALEIDVSRRSIDNYLRKIYVKLEVSTRAQAIEKYALYSHQIRPMYA
- a CDS encoding PLP-dependent aminotransferase family protein, with product MKYDFSARTHTLMTSPLLSIRTQTRRGSIISLAEELPAEELFPLSLLAEAASTVISADAQALQYGDPEGYGPLREWLEDDWLRGKGVHIPPGGVLLTTGSQQAVDLLSRVYIDPGDRVLVENPTSPGFLQVLRMQGAVIIPAPGDHDGLLPEHLRELIVAHRPKALFAAPSFTNPSGILWSLERRREVLELCISHNVLIVEDDSYGDLHFQRQNRIASKYPSLYALENAGEEGHVLYIGSFSKTVAPALRTGWAAGSRELISVMAAAKGMADWQSSSLNQRLLYHLLHVSAFDLREHIALLNREYDTRLKLMVELLKRPAWKDCTYNLPSGGMFLWVSLPDGLDALVLLKNALRKGVAYLPGPLCTADGSGSRYIRLNFSHPGRDELLLGMNLMSEAISEFTARS
- a CDS encoding DUF2161 family putative PD-(D/E)XK-type phosphodiesterase, producing the protein MAVRHETELYAPLKIFFEQQGYEIKGEVRSCDLVGVRGDEEPPLIVEMKKTFNLSLLLQGMERLKLSPAVYLAVERCREKKGSASQRWSELSHLCRRLGLGLVTVVFYKTKAPLVEVLAEPEAPAGPARSGGRRRDRLLYEFRERSGDYNTGGSARVKLVTAYREKALRVAAALEAAEREAALAAADGAAADGGGQGGAAGPARAPAAGALPKGVTPAELRRRSGVPAAAAILQNNYYGWFMRVVRGRYTLTAAGSAALLEYAAVSVSQSVADRRTAAEKSNM